The region CATGATCGCGGCGGTTTTCCGCCGTCAGGGACAGGATATGGTCGGCAATATTGCTGGTGGTGAGCATTTTGCCATCAATCTGGCATCCAAGCAATTCGTCGAGGGTGGGCAGGGTGGTCGGCAGCTGCACGCATTGCAGTACTGTATTGCCATTGCGCAGACGGTGCGGACCGTCGCTGGCGCGTACCATGGCGCCCCGTTCGTCCAGCATGGCGCGCCCGTCCGAGGCGTAGGCATAGCCGGCCGCGTCGTGTTCGACAAAGGCGCTGACATTCATTTGCCAGCCGGCCGCACCTATGGTGTGCGCCGGCGCGCCGAATACCTGCGCAAAGCGGGCGGCGGCCTTGCGCATCATGGCGGTGGTCCAGCCGGCCTCGCGGCGGGCCACGTTGTCCTGCCACAAGGTGTGGTCCCAGGTATGGATGCCGCATTCGAAGCCGGCGTCGCGCACGGCGCGCAATTCATCCGCGCACAGCTTGCCGATGTCCGGACCCGGCAGCAAGGTGCCGTACATCAATGTTTTCAAGCCATAGTGCTCGACCACCGAAGTGCGCGAGACCTTGCTGAAAAAACCGGGCCGCAGGGCCCGGCGCAAGGCCCAGCCCGTATGGTCGGGGCCCAGCGAAAACAGGAACGTCGCCTGGGCCTGGTGCGCGGCCAGCATGCGCACCAGATTGCCCATGCCCTCGCGGGTGCCGCGATAGGTGTCGACGTCGATCTTCAGTGTCAATAAGGGTTTGCTCAACATTAATCCATCAGCGCTTGCGCCTGCGTGACCTGGCTGCGGTAGGCATCGAAAATATGGCGCAGCGCGTCGCTCATGCCGGTGGTCGGCGCCCAGCCCAGTTCTTCGCAGGTATTGGTAATCTTCGGCACGCGGTTCTGCACGTCCTGGTAGCCGGCGCCATAGTAGGCGCCCGAGGTGGTTTCCACGATTTTCACATGCTGCGCGCCGTCGGCGTATTCCGGGTATTCGGCGGCCAGGGTCAGCATCATGCCGGCCAGCTCGCGGATCGAATAGTTATTGCCCGGATTGCCGATATTATAGATCTTGCCGCTGGCAATGCCGTTCCGATTGGCGATAATGTGCATCAGCGCATCGATGCCGTCGTCGATATACGTGAACGCGCGTTTTTGCGCGCCGCCGTCGACCAGCGAAATGTTTTCACCGCGCACGATATGGCCGAAGAACTGCGTCACCACGCGCGACGAACCTTCCTTCGGCGTGTGGATGGAATCGAGGCCGGCGCCGATCCAGTTGAACGGGCGGAACAGGGTGAAGTTCAGCCCTTCCATGCCGTAGCCCCAGATCACGCGGTCCATCAGCTGCTTGGCGTTCGAATAGATCCAGCGCGGCTTGTTGATCGGACCGCAGATCAGTTCCGAGTTCTCCGGATCGAATTCCTCGTCGTGGCACATGCCGTACACTTCCGAGGTCGACGGGAACACCAGGTGCTTGCCGTACTTGGCGGCCGAACGCACGATCGGCAGATTCGCTTCGAAGTCCAGCTCGAACACGCGCAGCGGCTGCTTGACGTAGGTCGACGGCGTGGCGATCGCCACCAGCGGCAGGATCACGTCGCATTTCTTGACGTGGTACTCGACCCAGTCCTTGTTGATGGTGATGTCGCCCTCGAAGAAATGCATGCGCGATTTGTATTCCGGGTTCTCCAGCACATCGCTGATGCGGTCCGAATTCATGTCCATGCCGTACACATGCCAGTCGGTGGTTTCCAGGATGCGCTTGGACAGGTGATGGCCGATAAAACCGTTGATGCCGAGGATGAGTACTTTTTTCATATGAATTTCTCTTGGATGGTATTGAGGGTGCTGGCATGGGAAGCCAGCTGGTCTTGCAGTTGTGCGGCAGAAATCGGTGCGCCATCGGCGTGCAAGGAGGAAATGGCCAGCAGCCGGCCGTCGCCGCAGACGCCGGCGATGGCGCCATCGACGATGGCCAGGCCCGGTGTCAGCTTGACTGGCGCAAGCTTGCTCAATCTGGCTTGCTGGATCACGTAGGTGACGCCATTGAGCTCGGTAAACGCGCCAGGATAGGGCGGCGCGACGGCGCGGTGCAGGTTGTAGACCTGCTGCGCCGGCAAGCTCCAGTCGATGCGGCCATCGGCCGGTTTGCGGCCACCGAAGTAGCCGCCCTGGGTCAGGTCGTTCGGCAGCAGCGGCGCGCTGCCGTCCAGCAGGGCCGGCAGCACGCGCCACAGGGTCTGCTCGGCCGCCACGGTGACCTTGCCGAATACCTCGAAAGCGGTGTCGTCGGGCAAAATCGGCACGGCGGTCTGCGCGACGATGGCGCCGGCGTCCGGTTTCACCGTCATCGCGTGCAGGGTGGCGCCACTCTCGCGGGCGCCGTGCAGCACGGCCCAGTTGACGGGTGCGCGGCCACGGAACTGCGGCAGCAGCGAGCCGTGCATGTTCCAGGCCGGCGCCACATCGAGGATGCCTGCTGGCAGCATATGGCGGTAATAAAAGCTGAACAGCATGTCGGGCCGGGCGGCCTGCACTTGCGCCAGCAGTTCGGGCGACCCGGCATCGGGCGGCGTAATAAAAGCAATGCCCTCCATGCGGCACAGGCTGGCGACCGACTCGAACCACAGGTTTTCCTGCGGGTTGTCCTCATGCGTGACCACCAGCGCGATATCGACGCCGCCGGCCAGCAGCACCTTGATGCAGCGCACGCCCACATTGTGATAGGCGAAAACGACGGCGCGCATCAGCGGGCCACCTGGCGTTTTTCCAGGCGCACATACGGCAGGGCTTCCGCCTCGGCCTGCGCCATGCCGTCCTGCAAGATGGTCTGCACCACGTAGCGGGGGCGGGCGCGCACCTGCTGGAAGATGCGGCCCACGTATTCGCCCACCAGGCCGATGCCGAACAGGATCACGCCCATCAGGAAGAAGGCGACCGCGAACAGGGTAAACACGCCCTCGGCTTCGGCGCCGAACAGGAAGCGGCGCGCCAGAAGGTAGATCACCAGCAGTGCCGAGCTGAACGACAGCAGCATGCCCAGCATGGAAAAGATCTGCAGCGGGATCAGCGAAAAGCCCGTCACCAGGTCGAAGTTCAGGCGGATCAGGCTGTACAGCGAATACTTCGATTCGCCTGCCGCCCGCTCCTCGTGTTCGACGATGATCTCGGTCGGTTTGCGGGCAAAGGTGTAGGCCAGCGCCGGCACGAAGGTATTGACTTCGGCGCACTGGTTGACCAGGTCGATCACATTGCGGCCATAGGCGCGCAACATATTGCCCTGGTCGGTGATCTTGATATTGGTGATGCGTTCGCGCAGGCGGTTCATCATTTTCGAGGCCACCGTGCGCCAGGCGGAATCCTGCCGCTTGCGCCGGATCGAACCCACGTAATCGTAGCCTTCGCGCATCTTGGCCACCAGGTTGCCGATTTCCTCGGGCGGGTTTTGCAGGTCGGCGTCGAGCGTGATCATGATCTGGCCGCGCGACACCTCAAAGCCGGCCAGGATCGCCATGTGCTGGCCGTAGTTGCCGTTGAACAGTACCACCCGCGTCACTTCCGGGCGCTGGCGGAATTGCTCGGCCAGCAGGGCCACGGAATTGTCGCGGCTGCCGTCGTTGACGAAAATGATTTCGTAGCTGGTCTGCAAGGCGTCGAGCGCCGGGTACAGGCGCGCGAACAGGCTGGCCAGGCCTTCCTGTTCGTTGTAGATCGGAATGATGACCGACAGTTCAGGTTTCATGATGGGGTTCCTTCCTTGACGAGGATGGATTTGACGGCGGCCACGGCCCGTTCCACGTCGGCCAGGGTCATGGCGTAGAACATCGGCAGGGTGACGGTCAGGCGGCCGATGGTTTCCGCATGGGGAAACATGCCTTCGCTAAAGCCGCGTGCGCGGTACAGGCTGAACAGGTGGATCGGCGCGTAATGAAAGCCGGTGCCCACGTTCAGTTCGGCCATCTGGCGCATGAAGGTGGCGCGCGTGTCGGGGCCGTGGTCGGGCAGGATGATCTGGAACAAATGCCAGTTGCTGTTCTCGAAATCGGCCACCGGCAACTGCGCGCCGCTGGCCGCTTCGAAACCGCTGCCGAACTGGACAAAGTAATGGCGCGCCAGCGCGCGGCGGTGCGCGGTGATGGCGTCGAGCTTGGCAAACTGGCCGAGACCAATCGCGGCCATGATGTCGCTCATGTTGTACTTGCCGCCCAGCACATCGACGTCGATGCCGTCCACGCCGCTGCGCGTGACGCCCTGCAGGCGGAATTTCTCGGCCAGCTTGGCTTCTTCCAGGTTGTTCAGCACCAGCGCGCCGCCTTCGCCGGTGGTGATGTTCTTGTTGGCCTGGAAGCTGAACGACACCATGTCGCCAAACGAGCCGATCGGACGGCCTTTCCACGAAGAGCCCAGCGCCTGCGCCGCGTCTTCGATCACGCGCAAATTGTATTGCCTGGCGATCGCATACAGGCGGTCCATGTCGACCGGCAAGCCGGCCAGGTAGACGGGAATGATGGCGCGGGTGCGTGGTGTAATGGCCGCTTCCAGCTTGTCGAGGTCGATATTGCGCGTGACCGGGTCGATATCGGCAAACACCGGCGTGGCGCCCACTTCGATGATCACGTTGGCCGTCGCCACCCACGACACGGGCGTGGTGATGACTTCATCGCCTGGCCCTATGCCGGCCACGCGCAGCGCGATTTCCATGGTGCAGGTGCCGGAATTGAAGGTGCGCACAGGGCGCCCGCCGCAGTACCCGGACAATTGCGCTTCGAAGGCCTGCACTTTCGGGCCACTGGTGATCCAGCCCGAGCGCAGCACCTCGCCGACGGCGGCAATCGTGGCCTCGTCGATGGTGGGCTTGGAAAACGGCAAAAATGGCAGGGGCGGGGTCGTAATGTTTGTCATGCTGCACTCACTGTTTCTCGGTTCAGGCTGGTCATTCGCCATGTGGCGCGCTCGCGAAAGCCGCCTGCAAACAAGGCGTTTGCAGGCACTTCCATTTTAAAGCTTCTCAATTTTGCGGCACGGTCAATTTCAGCGGGGGCGGGGCTGAGATCCGTGCTGCGGAAGGGGTGGCAATTTCGGCGAACCCTGATGGCTGGCCGCTCTTGCCGGTGTTGCTGTCGTGGCGCATGCTTGGGCCACGGCTTTATTACAAGTTGGCAATGATCATGCGGCGTGCATCTTCGGCAACGACGCGCATGGGAACACTGCGGTGTTTCAAGTCTTCATACCGGTCCAGGCTGATGATGGCGAGGCTGTGCACGCCGGCGGCGGCGTCGTTTGTCCATTGCGTGATGAAAGTCTCTATCACCGGCATCGACAGTTCAGGCTGCTGTTTCAGGCCAAAAGCGAATTCATCGGTGTAGGCCACCAGGGTCACCGGACGCCGCAGGTAAAACACCAGCGACTGCTCGTAGATGCCGACCGAATACAGCTTGGTGCCGGGTTTCAGTTCGGCCTGGATCTGCGGCAGCAGGTCGGTGCCGGCGCGGTTCTGGCCATACAGTTCGGAGCCGGCCAGGATGCTGTGGGTGGCCAGGAAGCCAGCCACGGCGATCGTCAGCACCGCCATGTCGCGCCGCGACTGGCGCTCATGCAGCAGCGCCATCACGCCGCCCGCCATCACCAGGAAACCTGCCGCCATGACCCAGGGCTGGTAGCCGCGCAGGGCCGCCAGGTGGGCCTCGTCGCGGGCCGTGATCAGCGCCAGCGTGACCGGCACGGCGACCAGGATGGCGAGGCCCAGCACGGCCAGCATGCCGGCGAAGATCAGGCGCTGGCGACGCGAGGCCGCTTCCAGCGACAGCGCCGCCAGCAGCGCCAGGGCCGGGAAGATGGGCACGATGTAGCCGGGCAGCTTCGAGGTCGAATAGCTGAAGAACAGGAAGATGAAGACGGCCCAGATCAAGATCATCAGGCGCGGCTGGAAGGCGCCGGCCTGGCGCTTGGCGCCTGCGGCCAGGCTTTGCGGCAACAAGGTGATCCAGGGCAGCATGCCGGGGATCAGCAGCACCAGGAAGTAATACCAGCCGCCTTCGCGCTTGTGGCCCTTCATCAGGAAGCGCTGGAAGTGTTCGTGGACAAAGAAAAAATACGGCTGCTCGGGATTGCGCAAGGCGACCAGCACGAACCACGGCGTGGCGATGGCAAAGAACACCAGCATGCCTTTGATCAGGTGCAAGCGGGTCCAGATGCGCCAGTCGCGGGCGAACAGGCTGTACAGGATCAGCACGGCGCCCGGCAGTACCAGGCCGATCAGGCCCTTGGCCAGCACCGCCAGCGCCATGCCGGCCCAGCACACCAGCATCCAGTTGCGCCGCTCGCTGGCGCTGGCGTCATCGCGCTGGGCGATCAAGAGGCTGGCCAGGGTCACGGTCATCATGCTTGATAAGCCCATGTCGAGCGAATTGATCTGGCCCGAGGCCAGCCAGAACAGGCTAGACGCCAGCACCAGCCCCGCATACAGGCCGGTGCGCGGGCCGAATACTTTCCTGCCCGCATGGGCCGTCATCACCACGCCGAGGATGCCGCACAGGCCGGTCCACAGACGCGCCTGCCATTCACCGAGGCCGAAGGCGGCAAAAGTCAAGGCGTTCATCCAGGTTTGCAGCGGCGGCTTTTCGAAATACTTGATGTCGTTCAGGCGCGTGGTGATCCAGTCGCCGCTGGCGAACATCTCGCGCGCCATTTCGGCGTAGCGGCCCTCGTCGGGCGGCACCAGGGTGCGGATGCCGAGCGCATACAGGGTGACGACGACGAAGAGCCCGAACAGGGTCCACATCGCCACCTTCGATGTGTGCAGCTCGCGAACAGGCAATTTCATGCGGTGGCGCCGGCGCCAGCAGGCTGGGAGACGGGCAGAATCAGGGCCAGGGTAACCTTGCGGCCCTCGCCCATCAGGATATTGTAGGTGCGGCAGGCGGCCTGGCTGTCCATGCATTCGACGCCGATGCGGCGCATGGTCAGCGACGCCGTCAGTTTCGGATGCACGAAGCGCTGGCGCTCGCCCGTGCCGAGGATCACCACGTCGGGCGCGTCGGCCAGGATCTGCTCGAAATGCGCCTCGCTCAGGTCTTCGAAACGCGTCACGTCCCAGGCGCGCGGCGCCGTTTCCGGCATCACGATCAGGCTGTAGCCAAAGTGTTCGGCGTTGATCTCCACGCCGGTGGCGTCGTAGCCGGTCACGGTCTGGTATTGCTGGGTGCTGGAAGCGTGCAGTTTCATGATGGTTCGGGTACTCACTGAGTGGATCGGGATGCGTGCCGATGCTAAAAAAGCATGCGGCGAAGGCCGTCAGGATGCCATAAACAACGTCAAAGAGCGAATGGAAATGGACTTCCTTTCCAAACTGCAATCTAGATGTTGACTAACAGCATCATCCTAAACAGCGAAGATTAAGAGAACATGAAGAAGGGCGCGGCACCTTGCTGCCCGGTATACAAGCAGGCGTGGCAGGATGGGCGCGAAATGCTGGGGTTGACCATGTTTAATTTGATAAAATGGCCTGCTTTCGGCGAGAATGCTTGTTTTCGCCTTGCAGTGCATTGGGGATAGTTCAGGCGCGCCTTGGCTTTTTAGCGCCGCATCACGACAGGGATTTATTTTGCGACCGATTCAGAAATCGAATAAATTGGCGGATGTCTGCTACGACATCCGCGGCCCGGTCCTGGAAAAATCCAGGCAAATGGAAGAAGAAGGCCACAAGATCACCAAGCTCAACATTGGCAACCTCGCCGTGTTCGGCTTCGATCCGCCGGACGAGATCGTGCGCGACATGATGCTCAACCTGCAAAACGCCGCCGGCTACACCGATTCAAAAGGCATGTTCGCGCCGCGCAAGGCCGTCATGCACTATACGCAGGGCAAGAATATCGCCGGTGTCACCATCGACGACATTTACCTGGGCAATGGCGCATCGGAACTGATCGTCATGTCGATGAACGCCCTGCTCAACAGCGGCGACGAGGTGCTGGTGCCGGCGCCCGACTATCCGCTGTGGACGGCGGCGGTCAGCTTGTCGGGCGGCAATCCGGTGCATTATGTGTGCGACGAGCAGAACGAGTGGTATCCCGATATCGAGGACATGCGCCGCAAGATCACGCCCAATACCCGCGCCATCGTCGTCATCAACCCGAACAACCCGACCGGCGCGCTGTACCCGGTCGAGGTGCTGTTGCAGATCGTCGAACTGGCGCGCCAGCATCAATTGATCATTTTCGCCGACGAGATCTATGACAAGGTGTTGTACGACGAAGCCGAGCACGTGTCGATCGCCTCGCTGGCCGACGATGTGCTGTTCATTACCCTGAACGGCCTGTCGAAGAATTACCGTTCCTGCGGCTACCGCTCCGGCTGGATGGTGGTGTCGGGCGAAAAGCGCCACGCCAAGGATTATATCGAGGGCCTGAACATGCTGGCCTCGATGCGCCTGTGCGCCAATGCGCCGGGGCAGTTTGCGATCCAGACGGCGCTGGGCGGCTACCAGAGCATCCAGGACCTGGTGGGGCCGGGCGGGCGCCTGTTGAAACAGCGCGACCTGGCGCACAAGCTGCTGACCGATATCCCGGGCGTCACCTGTGTCAAGCCGAAGGCCGCGCTGTACATGTTCCCGAAGCTGGACCCGGCCGTCTACCCGATCGCCGACGACCAGCAGTTTGCCTATGAATTGCTGGCCGAGGCCAAGGTGCTGATCGTGCAGGGCACCGGTTTCAACTGGATCGCGCCGGACCATTTTCGCGTCGTCTTCCTGCCGAATTCGGACGACCTGACCGAGGCGATGGGGCGCATTGCGCGCTTCCTCGAAGGTTACCGCAAGCGTCACAGCCGGGTTTGAGCCGGCCAGCAGCAGCATCGATCAACCTGGCGCGGGCGGTTTGCCCGCGCCACTCATGAGCACAAGACCATTATGAAATCCATCAAGATCGGCCTGTTGGGCCTGGGCAATGTAGGCTACGGCACGTTCAGCGTTTTGAAGCGCAACCAGGAAGAAATCAAGCGCCGCGCCGGACGCGGCATCGAGGTGGTGGCTGTCGCCGTACGCGACGTGGCGCGCGCCGAAGCGCTCGTCAACGGCGCCTGCAAGGTCGTCAACGATCCTGCCACCATCGTCAACGACCCCGAGATCGATATCGTCGTCGAACTGATCGGCGGCTACGATCTGTCGAAAACCCTGGTGCTGCAGGCGATTGCCAACGGCAAGCACGTGGTCACCGCCAACAAGGCGCTGCTGGCCGTGCATGGCAATGAAATCTTTGCCGCCGCCCAGGAAAAAGGCGTGATGGTGGCGTTCGAAGCGGCGGTTGCCGGCGGCATTCCCATCATCAAGGCGCTGCGCGAAGGCCTGACGGCCAACCGCATCGAATGGATCGCCGGCATCATCAACGGCACCACCAATTTCATCCTGTCCGAAATGCGCGACAAGGGCCTCGATTTCGCCACCGTGCTCAAGCAAGCCCAGGAACTGGGCTATGCGGAAGCCGACCCGACCTTCGACATCGAAGGCGTGGACGCGGCCCACAAGGCCACCATCATGTCGGCCATCGCCTTCGGCATTCCGGTGCAGTTCGACAAGGCCCATGTGGAAGGCATCAGTAACCTCAATGCCATCGATATCCGCTACGCCGAAGAACTGGGCTACCGCATCAAGCTCTTGGGCATCACCAAGCGCGCCACCGTCGACGGCGTGGAAGGCATCGAGCTGCGCGTGCACCCGACCCTGATCCCGGCCAAGCGCCTGATCGCCAACGTCGAAGGCGCGATGAACGCGGTGCTGGTGCATGGCGACG is a window of Janthinobacterium sp. J1-1 DNA encoding:
- a CDS encoding polysaccharide deacetylase family protein, producing the protein MLSKPLLTLKIDVDTYRGTREGMGNLVRMLAAHQAQATFLFSLGPDHTGWALRRALRPGFFSKVSRTSVVEHYGLKTLMYGTLLPGPDIGKLCADELRAVRDAGFECGIHTWDHTLWQDNVARREAGWTTAMMRKAAARFAQVFGAPAHTIGAAGWQMNVSAFVEHDAAGYAYASDGRAMLDERGAMVRASDGPHRLRNGNTVLQCVQLPTTLPTLDELLGCQIDGKMLTTSNIADHILSLTAENRRDHVYTLHAELEGQKLAPIFEQLLTGWQAQGYQFASMAEYHDKVKQSELPVCPITWDELPGRSGRLIVQGKAA
- a CDS encoding bifunctional UDP-4-keto-pentose/UDP-xylose synthase, which translates into the protein MKKVLILGINGFIGHHLSKRILETTDWHVYGMDMNSDRISDVLENPEYKSRMHFFEGDITINKDWVEYHVKKCDVILPLVAIATPSTYVKQPLRVFELDFEANLPIVRSAAKYGKHLVFPSTSEVYGMCHDEEFDPENSELICGPINKPRWIYSNAKQLMDRVIWGYGMEGLNFTLFRPFNWIGAGLDSIHTPKEGSSRVVTQFFGHIVRGENISLVDGGAQKRAFTYIDDGIDALMHIIANRNGIASGKIYNIGNPGNNYSIRELAGMMLTLAAEYPEYADGAQHVKIVETTSGAYYGAGYQDVQNRVPKITNTCEELGWAPTTGMSDALRHIFDAYRSQVTQAQALMD
- a CDS encoding formyltransferase, translated to MRAVVFAYHNVGVRCIKVLLAGGVDIALVVTHEDNPQENLWFESVASLCRMEGIAFITPPDAGSPELLAQVQAARPDMLFSFYYRHMLPAGILDVAPAWNMHGSLLPQFRGRAPVNWAVLHGARESGATLHAMTVKPDAGAIVAQTAVPILPDDTAFEVFGKVTVAAEQTLWRVLPALLDGSAPLLPNDLTQGGYFGGRKPADGRIDWSLPAQQVYNLHRAVAPPYPGAFTELNGVTYVIQQARLSKLAPVKLTPGLAIVDGAIAGVCGDGRLLAISSLHADGAPISAAQLQDQLASHASTLNTIQEKFI
- a CDS encoding glycosyltransferase, whose translation is MKPELSVIIPIYNEQEGLASLFARLYPALDALQTSYEIIFVNDGSRDNSVALLAEQFRQRPEVTRVVLFNGNYGQHMAILAGFEVSRGQIMITLDADLQNPPEEIGNLVAKMREGYDYVGSIRRKRQDSAWRTVASKMMNRLRERITNIKITDQGNMLRAYGRNVIDLVNQCAEVNTFVPALAYTFARKPTEIIVEHEERAAGESKYSLYSLIRLNFDLVTGFSLIPLQIFSMLGMLLSFSSALLVIYLLARRFLFGAEAEGVFTLFAVAFFLMGVILFGIGLVGEYVGRIFQQVRARPRYVVQTILQDGMAQAEAEALPYVRLEKRQVAR
- a CDS encoding DegT/DnrJ/EryC1/StrS aminotransferase family protein, translated to MTNITTPPLPFLPFSKPTIDEATIAAVGEVLRSGWITSGPKVQAFEAQLSGYCGGRPVRTFNSGTCTMEIALRVAGIGPGDEVITTPVSWVATANVIIEVGATPVFADIDPVTRNIDLDKLEAAITPRTRAIIPVYLAGLPVDMDRLYAIARQYNLRVIEDAAQALGSSWKGRPIGSFGDMVSFSFQANKNITTGEGGALVLNNLEEAKLAEKFRLQGVTRSGVDGIDVDVLGGKYNMSDIMAAIGLGQFAKLDAITAHRRALARHYFVQFGSGFEAASGAQLPVADFENSNWHLFQIILPDHGPDTRATFMRQMAELNVGTGFHYAPIHLFSLYRARGFSEGMFPHAETIGRLTVTLPMFYAMTLADVERAVAAVKSILVKEGTPS
- a CDS encoding glycosyltransferase family 39 protein, encoding MKLPVRELHTSKVAMWTLFGLFVVVTLYALGIRTLVPPDEGRYAEMAREMFASGDWITTRLNDIKYFEKPPLQTWMNALTFAAFGLGEWQARLWTGLCGILGVVMTAHAGRKVFGPRTGLYAGLVLASSLFWLASGQINSLDMGLSSMMTVTLASLLIAQRDDASASERRNWMLVCWAGMALAVLAKGLIGLVLPGAVLILYSLFARDWRIWTRLHLIKGMLVFFAIATPWFVLVALRNPEQPYFFFVHEHFQRFLMKGHKREGGWYYFLVLLIPGMLPWITLLPQSLAAGAKRQAGAFQPRLMILIWAVFIFLFFSYSTSKLPGYIVPIFPALALLAALSLEAASRRQRLIFAGMLAVLGLAILVAVPVTLALITARDEAHLAALRGYQPWVMAAGFLVMAGGVMALLHERQSRRDMAVLTIAVAGFLATHSILAGSELYGQNRAGTDLLPQIQAELKPGTKLYSVGIYEQSLVFYLRRPVTLVAYTDEFAFGLKQQPELSMPVIETFITQWTNDAAAGVHSLAIISLDRYEDLKHRSVPMRVVAEDARRMIIANL
- a CDS encoding Mth938-like domain-containing protein — protein: MKLHASSTQQYQTVTGYDATGVEINAEHFGYSLIVMPETAPRAWDVTRFEDLSEAHFEQILADAPDVVILGTGERQRFVHPKLTASLTMRRIGVECMDSQAACRTYNILMGEGRKVTLALILPVSQPAGAGATA
- a CDS encoding pyridoxal phosphate-dependent aminotransferase, with amino-acid sequence MRPIQKSNKLADVCYDIRGPVLEKSRQMEEEGHKITKLNIGNLAVFGFDPPDEIVRDMMLNLQNAAGYTDSKGMFAPRKAVMHYTQGKNIAGVTIDDIYLGNGASELIVMSMNALLNSGDEVLVPAPDYPLWTAAVSLSGGNPVHYVCDEQNEWYPDIEDMRRKITPNTRAIVVINPNNPTGALYPVEVLLQIVELARQHQLIIFADEIYDKVLYDEAEHVSIASLADDVLFITLNGLSKNYRSCGYRSGWMVVSGEKRHAKDYIEGLNMLASMRLCANAPGQFAIQTALGGYQSIQDLVGPGGRLLKQRDLAHKLLTDIPGVTCVKPKAALYMFPKLDPAVYPIADDQQFAYELLAEAKVLIVQGTGFNWIAPDHFRVVFLPNSDDLTEAMGRIARFLEGYRKRHSRV
- a CDS encoding homoserine dehydrogenase — its product is MKSIKIGLLGLGNVGYGTFSVLKRNQEEIKRRAGRGIEVVAVAVRDVARAEALVNGACKVVNDPATIVNDPEIDIVVELIGGYDLSKTLVLQAIANGKHVVTANKALLAVHGNEIFAAAQEKGVMVAFEAAVAGGIPIIKALREGLTANRIEWIAGIINGTTNFILSEMRDKGLDFATVLKQAQELGYAEADPTFDIEGVDAAHKATIMSAIAFGIPVQFDKAHVEGISNLNAIDIRYAEELGYRIKLLGITKRATVDGVEGIELRVHPTLIPAKRLIANVEGAMNAVLVHGDAVGASLYSGRGAGAEPTASSVIADLVDITRLATADPEHRVPHLAFQPNAMTDIAILPMSEITTSYYLRMHVADQPGVLADLTRILADRGISIDAMLQKEPAEGETHTDIIMLTHQTQEKNVTAAIEQMEALNSVVGTVTKIRLENLS